Proteins from a genomic interval of Sporolactobacillus sp. Y61:
- a CDS encoding AEC family transporter has translation MGTFFQGIQGVLVILVMISIGYVLTDRGWFDRKTGKLMARLVTQIALPAYMISTITADFTSKELMVLLPDLFFPFLSMFILFALSFLAVKLFAVPNSHSGLFKSMFCNSNTVFIGLPVNMALFGDDSLPYVLVYYMANTTFFWTLGVYLIQRDGDSSSRLSLKQTLSKIFSPPLMGFIVGVILILLNIRLPKFLMSDLNYIGGLTIPLSMLFIGFAIHQAGLNKLSLNRDNIGVLVGRFIAAPVLMTLLVLPAPMPLLMKQVFILQSAMPVMTNAPVVSELYHADSDYAAVMVTETTLLSLVEIPVLMTMI, from the coding sequence TTGGGAACGTTTTTTCAGGGGATCCAGGGGGTTCTTGTGATCCTTGTCATGATCAGTATCGGCTACGTATTAACCGACCGTGGCTGGTTTGATCGGAAAACCGGTAAATTAATGGCGCGACTGGTCACACAGATCGCCCTGCCGGCTTATATGATCAGTACCATTACCGCCGATTTTACCAGTAAGGAATTAATGGTATTGCTGCCTGACCTGTTTTTTCCGTTTTTGTCCATGTTTATCCTGTTTGCCCTTTCTTTTTTAGCCGTCAAACTGTTTGCCGTCCCGAATAGTCACAGCGGTCTGTTTAAATCGATGTTCTGTAATTCGAATACCGTTTTCATCGGTTTGCCGGTTAATATGGCGCTGTTTGGTGATGATAGTCTGCCCTATGTCCTTGTTTATTATATGGCCAATACTACTTTTTTCTGGACTCTGGGTGTTTATCTGATTCAAAGAGACGGGGACAGCTCTTCACGCCTGAGTCTGAAACAAACGTTAAGTAAAATCTTCTCACCGCCTCTGATGGGTTTTATTGTCGGCGTGATCCTGATCCTGCTGAATATTCGGCTGCCGAAATTCCTTATGTCGGATCTGAATTATATCGGAGGTCTGACCATTCCTCTGTCGATGCTCTTCATCGGTTTCGCCATTCATCAGGCCGGACTGAACAAATTAAGCCTGAACAGGGATAATATTGGTGTCCTGGTCGGACGATTCATTGCTGCACCTGTCTTGATGACCCTGCTCGTCCTGCCGGCACCGATGCCGCTATTGATGAAACAGGTTTTTATCCTGCAGTCAGCGATGCCGGTGATGACCAATGCGCCGGTCGTCTCCGAACTTTACCATGCCGATTCGGACTACGCAGCAGTGATGGTGACAGAAACCACACTTCTCAGCCTGGTTGAAATTCCTGTCCTGATGACAATGATTTGA
- a CDS encoding LysR family transcriptional regulator, with the protein MNLQDLKYFQRLVQERSFTKVAEYYHVSQPTITLSLKRMEKEFQTRLVERNHNHNELQITESGRQLYHHVEPMLNEWRLAHQEIYALNRQIIRFGMSPTISARFFPGMTYQLLKSGLLNHLYTYEAGSRELLHAVLEGKIDIGLIGSVTSPVDEQLIEESLKVVPFKIVAGPGSPLAACRSVSFREVGDFPFVVLDNHYANPVAFARISRQAGVSPKIIYRTSNIDTLKRIVSGGMAISYIADLSILPGDPIVSIPLTDQDQPVLTVMMVYRKTLELTERVNKFMDIVRKYE; encoded by the coding sequence ATGAATTTACAGGATTTGAAATATTTCCAGCGGCTGGTCCAGGAGCGGAGTTTTACAAAGGTAGCGGAATATTATCATGTCAGCCAGCCGACCATCACTCTGTCCCTTAAAAGGATGGAGAAAGAATTTCAGACCAGACTGGTCGAGCGGAACCATAACCATAATGAACTGCAGATTACGGAAAGCGGAAGGCAGCTTTACCACCATGTTGAGCCTATGCTGAATGAGTGGCGGCTCGCCCATCAGGAGATTTACGCGCTTAACCGGCAGATTATTCGATTTGGGATGTCGCCGACGATCAGTGCCCGTTTTTTTCCAGGTATGACCTATCAGTTATTAAAGTCCGGGCTGCTGAATCACCTGTACACGTACGAAGCCGGTTCCCGGGAACTTCTGCACGCCGTCCTGGAAGGGAAGATTGACATTGGACTGATTGGCAGTGTCACATCGCCAGTGGATGAGCAGTTAATAGAGGAAAGTCTGAAAGTGGTTCCATTTAAAATCGTCGCGGGTCCGGGCAGCCCGCTCGCGGCCTGCCGTTCGGTCAGTTTTCGTGAAGTCGGTGATTTCCCGTTTGTTGTTCTGGACAACCATTATGCCAATCCGGTCGCTTTTGCGCGTATTTCCCGCCAGGCGGGTGTTTCACCGAAAATCATCTATCGCACCAGTAATATCGACACACTGAAAAGGATCGTCAGCGGTGGCATGGCCATCAGTTATATTGCAGATTTGTCCATTCTGCCTGGGGATCCGATTGTCAGCATCCCCCTGACAGATCAGGACCAGCCGGTTCTGACCGTGATGATGGTTTACCGGAAAACGCTGGAGCTGACCGAACGTGTGAATAAATTTATGGATATTGTCCGAAAATACGAATAG
- a CDS encoding proline-specific peptidase family protein: MKQGTTIITLDNGYHLWTHTRGTGNIHLLCLHGGPGGTHEYYENFAEKLAGQGLDIQVHMYDQLGSFYSDQPDYSDPETAGKYLTYDYFLGEVDEVRRKLGLDHFYLIGQSWGGLLVQLYALKYGQHLKGSIISSMTDNIDEYVAHINQIREKELSPDAVAFMKKCEAENHYDNDRYQGYVDQLNKGYVDRKHPKAISHLISTMATPVYNDFQGDNEFVVTGKLKEWDVRDQLKNIQVPTLLTFGEHETMPLAAARRMAESIPHARLATTPEGGHHHMIDNAPVYFDHLATFIRDVESGNFKD, translated from the coding sequence GTGAAACAGGGGACAACGATTATTACGCTTGACAATGGATACCATCTCTGGACACATACGCGGGGAACTGGCAATATACACCTGCTGTGCCTGCACGGTGGGCCGGGGGGCACCCATGAATATTACGAGAACTTTGCGGAGAAACTTGCCGGGCAGGGGCTGGATATTCAGGTCCATATGTATGATCAGCTTGGTTCTTTTTATTCTGATCAGCCGGATTACTCCGATCCGGAGACGGCCGGGAAATATCTGACGTATGATTATTTTCTGGGAGAAGTTGATGAGGTCCGCAGAAAACTGGGACTTGATCATTTCTATCTGATTGGTCAGAGCTGGGGCGGACTGCTGGTTCAGCTGTACGCTTTGAAATACGGGCAGCACCTGAAAGGCTCCATCATTTCTTCCATGACCGATAATATTGATGAGTATGTCGCACATATTAATCAGATCCGGGAAAAAGAACTGTCCCCTGATGCGGTGGCCTTTATGAAAAAGTGTGAGGCTGAGAATCATTACGATAATGACCGCTACCAGGGATATGTTGATCAATTAAATAAAGGCTATGTCGACCGGAAACACCCGAAGGCCATTTCCCATCTGATCAGTACGATGGCGACTCCGGTCTATAATGACTTCCAGGGAGATAACGAATTTGTCGTGACCGGAAAACTGAAAGAGTGGGACGTACGGGACCAGCTGAAAAACATCCAGGTACCGACGCTCCTTACATTCGGTGAACACGAGACGATGCCACTTGCGGCAGCCAGGCGTATGGCTGAAAGCATCCCTCACGCACGGCTGGCCACAACTCCGGAAGGCGGTCATCACCATATGATCGACAACGCCCCGGTCTATTTTGATCATCTGGCTACTTTTATCAGGGATGTCGAGAGCGGGAATTTTAAAGATTGA
- a CDS encoding YjcZ family sporulation protein encodes MGAPYDNVGGIGHGNGFALLVVLFILLIIVGTAFCY; translated from the coding sequence GTGGGAGCTCCTTATGATAATGTCGGAGGTATTGGACACGGCAATGGTTTTGCGCTGCTCGTTGTTCTCTTCATTCTGCTGATTATCGTCGGCACCGCATTCTGCTATTAA
- a CDS encoding CBS domain-containing protein: MSHDVICCRPGQTLKEAAELMSHHHIGSIPVVDNDHTLLGVITDRDMTLRSTARGKDGDQIHVEECMTRDHLISGTPDMDIHEASRLMSEHQIRRLPVVDQGKLIGYVALGDLADRDHYRDEAEAALSGISSSR, from the coding sequence ATGTCTCATGACGTCATCTGCTGTCGACCGGGTCAGACACTGAAAGAAGCTGCTGAACTGATGAGCCATCACCATATCGGTTCGATTCCGGTTGTCGATAACGATCACACTCTTCTGGGAGTGATTACAGACCGCGATATGACGCTTCGCTCCACAGCACGTGGAAAAGATGGCGATCAGATCCATGTGGAAGAGTGCATGACGCGTGATCATCTGATTTCAGGAACACCTGATATGGATATCCATGAGGCATCGCGCCTGATGTCTGAGCATCAGATTCGCCGGCTTCCTGTGGTCGATCAGGGAAAATTGATTGGTTATGTCGCACTTGGTGATCTGGCTGACAGGGATCACTACCGGGATGAAGCCGAAGCTGCCCTTTCCGGTATTTCATCTTCCCGTTAA
- a CDS encoding energy-coupling factor transporter transmembrane component T, with product MTRDITAGQYIPGHSLMHRLDPRVKITLTFLFIIMVFISRSPASLGFMVTVLAVLIGLSGVSIRQVFTGIRPLIPVIIFTALMNLFYVRGEPLLSFYFIHISREGLFVGLSLMIRLTAMIAGSSLITYTTSLNALAAGLEQMLRPLRKLHLRVDDLAMIVTLSLRFIPTLADEIGRITDAQKARGAEIGSGHLIRRIQSYAPIILPLFMSSFRRAFELTNAIESRCYHGGSQRTRLTVLKLNRNDVLALILFLIAFCTGLFLNLV from the coding sequence GTGACGCGTGACATCACTGCAGGGCAATATATTCCGGGTCATTCACTGATGCACCGCCTGGATCCCAGAGTGAAAATAACCCTGACCTTTCTTTTCATTATTATGGTCTTCATTTCGCGAAGCCCGGCAAGCCTGGGTTTCATGGTCACTGTTCTTGCCGTCCTGATCGGCCTCTCAGGCGTATCGATCAGGCAGGTTTTCACCGGCATCCGTCCATTGATTCCTGTCATCATTTTTACAGCACTGATGAACCTGTTTTATGTCAGGGGCGAACCGCTTTTATCTTTTTATTTTATACACATTTCACGTGAGGGGCTGTTTGTCGGCCTGTCGCTCATGATCCGGCTGACCGCCATGATTGCCGGCAGTTCACTGATCACCTATACCACTTCGCTGAATGCCCTGGCAGCAGGCCTGGAGCAAATGCTGCGTCCTTTAAGGAAACTGCATCTCAGAGTCGATGATCTGGCTATGATCGTCACGCTTTCGCTGCGCTTTATTCCGACACTGGCTGATGAAATCGGACGGATTACCGATGCGCAGAAAGCCCGGGGTGCTGAAATCGGAAGCGGCCACCTTATCCGCCGGATTCAATCGTATGCTCCGATCATCCTGCCGCTGTTTATGTCTTCCTTCCGCCGCGCTTTCGAGCTGACCAATGCCATCGAGAGCAGATGCTATCACGGGGGCAGTCAAAGGACGCGTCTGACCGTTCTGAAGCTGAACAGAAACGACGTTCTGGCATTGATCCTGTTTCTCATTGCCTTCTGCACCGGCCTTTTTTTAAACCTGGTCTGA
- a CDS encoding energy-coupling factor transporter ATPase produces MPIIELRNVSYRYGSGTPFEKQALSDISLSVSAGAYIGIIGHTGSGKSTLIKQMNGLLRPDSGQVRVNGEDIWRTPHQIRSVRFRIGLVFQYPETQIFEDTVQKEIMYGPINMGLNDREIQSRVLNALNFVGLDASYLERNPFRLSGGEMRRIAIAGVIAMRPQVLILDEPTAGLDPAGRKEMLDRLESYRKQTGSAVILVSHSMEDIAERVDQVIVIDQGSLVMSGAPAVIFSQADRLESLGLDIPR; encoded by the coding sequence ATGCCGATCATTGAACTCAGGAATGTCTCCTATCGATATGGATCCGGCACGCCTTTTGAAAAACAGGCACTGTCGGATATTTCCCTGTCGGTTTCTGCCGGCGCATACATAGGTATCATCGGCCACACAGGCTCCGGAAAATCAACCTTGATCAAACAGATGAACGGACTTTTACGTCCGGACAGCGGACAGGTACGGGTAAACGGCGAAGATATCTGGCGTACCCCTCATCAAATCCGCTCTGTCCGGTTCCGTATCGGCCTTGTTTTCCAATATCCGGAAACACAGATCTTTGAGGACACCGTCCAGAAAGAGATCATGTACGGTCCGATAAACATGGGTCTCAACGATCGGGAGATCCAAAGCCGGGTGCTGAATGCCCTGAACTTTGTCGGCCTGGATGCCTCTTATCTTGAACGAAATCCGTTCCGGTTATCCGGCGGTGAAATGCGGCGAATCGCCATTGCCGGTGTGATCGCCATGCGCCCGCAGGTTCTTATTCTGGATGAACCGACGGCCGGGCTTGATCCTGCAGGAAGGAAAGAAATGCTGGATCGCCTCGAATCCTACAGGAAGCAAACCGGGAGTGCCGTCATTCTGGTCTCGCACAGTATGGAAGATATCGCTGAACGCGTAGATCAAGTCATCGTTATCGATCAGGGAAGTCTGGTCATGTCCGGCGCGCCAGCTGTTATTTTTTCACAGGCTGATCGCCTCGAATCACTGGGGCTGGATATTCCCCGGTAA
- a CDS encoding energy-coupling factor transporter ATPase, whose protein sequence is MGHLIEVRNLHFQYLHHHNGRPWILNGISFDVAAGEFVAVLGPNGCGKSTLARHLNGLLQPSSGEVLIDGMDTRDEEKKQAIRQTVGLIFQNPDNQIISTIVEEDVAFAPENLGMERSEIRRRVDEALKATGMFDYRLHTPFKLSGGQKQRIAIAGILAMRPKCIVLDEPTSMLDPKGRRDVMNTIRGLNRDYGITIILITHNMEEAALADRLILLDAGKVYREGKPQDILTQPEQLRHVKLDVPQIVELCSHLRRHGIPIPEKITSVDECATSLIASLEESHADH, encoded by the coding sequence ATGGGACACCTGATCGAAGTCAGAAATTTACATTTTCAATATCTGCACCACCACAACGGCAGGCCGTGGATTTTGAATGGAATCAGCTTTGATGTGGCGGCCGGTGAGTTCGTGGCCGTTCTTGGTCCGAACGGATGCGGGAAATCCACTCTGGCCAGGCACCTGAACGGACTTCTGCAGCCCTCCTCGGGAGAAGTCCTCATCGACGGCATGGATACAAGGGATGAGGAGAAAAAACAGGCCATCAGGCAGACCGTGGGTTTAATTTTTCAGAACCCGGATAACCAGATCATTTCGACTATCGTTGAAGAAGATGTCGCATTTGCTCCTGAAAATCTTGGTATGGAGCGCTCAGAAATCCGCAGACGCGTGGATGAAGCCCTCAAGGCGACAGGTATGTTCGATTATCGTCTGCACACCCCCTTTAAGCTCTCGGGAGGTCAGAAACAGCGTATCGCGATAGCCGGCATCCTGGCCATGCGTCCAAAATGTATTGTCCTGGATGAACCAACATCGATGCTTGATCCAAAAGGGCGCCGGGATGTCATGAATACCATCAGGGGGCTCAACCGCGACTACGGGATCACGATCATACTGATCACGCACAATATGGAAGAAGCAGCTCTTGCGGATCGACTGATCCTGCTTGATGCGGGCAAGGTTTATCGTGAGGGGAAACCGCAGGATATCCTGACACAGCCTGAGCAGCTCCGGCATGTGAAGCTTGATGTTCCCCAGATCGTGGAACTGTGCAGTCATTTACGCCGCCACGGCATCCCCATACCTGAAAAAATAACAAGTGTCGATGAATGCGCGACATCACTGATCGCCAGTCTGGAGGAAAGTCATGCCGATCATTGA
- a CDS encoding ECF transporter S component produces MSRTKNGFGVSDIVLVALFAAITYLGISLFRIPLPAAIGAPFIHFGNSLVVLSALLLGGTRGGIAGAIGLGLFDLLNGYASTSPVTALMALIIAAIVTGSFRLFGRRDTVLHILFVAIIAGASKIILEFIYHVILALLSGSAFGPAVIASITSQLATSINAVSTVIIVTILYFPLKKGLEIFDSNKGVSKV; encoded by the coding sequence ATGAGTCGGACAAAAAACGGTTTTGGCGTAAGTGACATCGTGCTTGTGGCACTGTTCGCCGCAATCACCTACCTGGGTATTTCCCTGTTTCGCATCCCGCTCCCGGCTGCGATAGGCGCTCCGTTCATTCATTTCGGTAATTCACTGGTCGTTCTTTCCGCCCTGCTTTTAGGCGGTACACGCGGAGGCATTGCCGGCGCAATCGGTTTGGGTCTGTTTGATCTTCTGAACGGATACGCTTCAACGTCACCGGTTACAGCACTCATGGCGCTGATTATTGCAGCAATTGTTACCGGGTCTTTTCGCCTTTTCGGACGTCGCGATACCGTGCTCCATATCCTCTTTGTGGCGATTATTGCCGGGGCATCCAAAATCATTCTGGAATTTATTTATCATGTTATTCTTGCCCTGTTATCAGGAAGTGCATTCGGACCCGCAGTGATTGCTTCAATCACGAGTCAGTTGGCTACTTCGATCAATGCGGTCTCGACTGTCATTATTGTCACCATCCTTTACTTCCCGCTGAAAAAGGGACTTGAAATTTTCGATTCAAATAAAGGGGTTTCCAAAGTCTGA
- a CDS encoding glutathione S-transferase N-terminal domain-containing protein — MSEKKVLMITKRVCPYCERAKVVLNKGLEGKYNDRIEFFVREDDEKRFSDLREKYHFLTVPTFIDKKTGDVLSDSKPETITAFMKKAFGE, encoded by the coding sequence TTGTCTGAAAAAAAGGTACTGATGATTACGAAAAGGGTCTGCCCATACTGTGAGCGGGCGAAGGTTGTACTGAATAAAGGACTCGAAGGCAAATATAATGATCGGATAGAATTTTTTGTACGTGAAGATGATGAAAAGCGTTTCTCTGATCTGAGAGAAAAGTATCATTTTCTAACTGTTCCGACGTTCATTGATAAAAAAACAGGCGATGTTCTGAGCGATTCTAAGCCTGAAACCATTACCGCCTTTATGAAAAAGGCGTTTGGTGAGTGA
- a CDS encoding VTT domain-containing protein: MDAVSWVIDVFLHIDQFLLQIVSQYGVWTYGILFVVIFIETGLVICPFLPGDSLLFAAGAIAANSSSGLNLFLLIVLIIVAAVLGDTVNYWIGRELGQALERHHLFHRLINEEKMEKARQFFNKYGGFAVFLGRFIPFIRTFIPFIAGGSRMHYPFFFFYNVLGGTVWTLVGLLAGYFFGRIPFISEHFSIIMLLIIFISVIPILLVWVSNTFRNKTEN, encoded by the coding sequence ATGGATGCTGTATCCTGGGTGATCGATGTATTTCTTCACATTGATCAGTTTTTACTTCAGATCGTAAGTCAGTATGGAGTCTGGACTTACGGCATACTTTTCGTCGTAATTTTCATTGAAACTGGTCTCGTCATTTGCCCGTTCCTCCCCGGTGATTCACTGCTGTTTGCCGCGGGGGCGATTGCAGCCAACAGCAGTTCCGGTCTGAATCTGTTCTTACTGATCGTTCTGATTATTGTTGCTGCGGTCCTGGGCGATACAGTCAACTACTGGATCGGACGTGAACTGGGGCAGGCACTGGAACGACATCATCTTTTTCACCGGTTGATTAATGAAGAAAAGATGGAAAAGGCAAGACAGTTTTTTAATAAATATGGCGGATTTGCTGTTTTTCTGGGCCGGTTTATTCCGTTTATCCGAACATTCATCCCTTTCATTGCCGGCGGCAGCCGGATGCATTACCCGTTTTTCTTCTTCTACAATGTTCTGGGCGGAACGGTATGGACACTGGTCGGACTTCTTGCCGGGTACTTCTTCGGACGGATTCCATTTATCAGTGAACATTTCTCCATTATCATGCTGCTGATTATTTTCATTTCTGTGATACCCATTCTGCTGGTCTGGGTGAGCAATACGTTCCGTAACAAAACCGAAAACTGA
- the rpsN gene encoding 30S ribosomal protein S14 — MAKKSKVVMEKKREAIVAKYAKRRRELKKAGNYEAIRKLPRDSSPTRLHNRCELTGRPRGYLRKFHMSRIAFREYAHKGQIPGVRKSSW; from the coding sequence ATGGCTAAAAAGTCAAAAGTCGTCATGGAGAAAAAACGGGAAGCGATCGTTGCGAAGTATGCAAAACGGAGAAGGGAATTGAAGAAAGCGGGAAATTATGAAGCCATTCGCAAATTACCCCGTGATTCATCACCGACGCGTTTGCACAATCGCTGTGAATTGACTGGAAGGCCACGCGGCTATCTGAGAAAATTCCATATGTCTCGAATTGCTTTTCGTGAATACGCACATAAGGGTCAGATCCCGGGTGTCAGGAAATCCAGCTGGTAA
- the larD gene encoding D/L-lactic acid transporter LarD, with protein MHQLVAEFLGTALMIVFGVGVHCCEVLNTSKYQGSGHLFAITTWGFGITISLFIFGEVCINPAMVLAQAILGNITWAQVIPLSIAEVLGGIFGSIVVYIAYADQFKESVTIDRVKIRNIFSTNPNVRNLPRNFFVEFIDTFIFITAILAISGVKTPGMVPIAVGLLVWAIGMGMGGPTGFAMNLARDMGPRIAHAILPIPGGKADNDWQYGIIVPGIAPFLGAAAAALFARGFLGL; from the coding sequence ATGCATCAATTAGTCGCGGAATTTCTCGGTACAGCGCTGATGATTGTCTTCGGTGTCGGCGTCCATTGCTGCGAAGTCCTCAACACGTCGAAATACCAGGGGTCCGGACATCTTTTTGCGATTACAACCTGGGGATTTGGGATCACCATATCCTTATTTATTTTCGGAGAGGTCTGCATTAACCCGGCGATGGTTCTCGCGCAGGCGATCCTCGGCAACATTACGTGGGCCCAGGTAATTCCGCTGAGCATCGCTGAAGTCCTTGGCGGTATTTTCGGTTCTATTGTAGTTTATATTGCTTATGCTGATCAGTTCAAAGAATCTGTCACTATTGATCGAGTGAAAATCAGAAATATCTTTTCAACAAACCCCAATGTACGCAATCTGCCTCGTAACTTCTTTGTCGAATTTATTGATACGTTCATATTTATTACAGCCATTCTTGCCATCTCCGGAGTCAAAACACCCGGGATGGTTCCCATTGCGGTCGGGCTGCTTGTCTGGGCCATCGGTATGGGGATGGGCGGACCGACGGGCTTCGCCATGAATCTGGCCCGTGACATGGGACCGCGAATCGCTCATGCTATCCTGCCGATCCCCGGCGGTAAAGCAGACAATGACTGGCAATACGGCATCATTGTACCAGGTATCGCCCCATTTCTTGGAGCGGCCGCTGCGGCTCTGTTTGCCAGAGGATTCCTTGGCTTATGA
- a CDS encoding AraC family transcriptional regulator, which produces MHDISFHFASLDSRVTCLNQSCFTLMLPVHGCISMVTSAGNKRISGTQICLLPIHHACTFCADGSNESLVIEIDEIYAVHYFKSRYTECEGDVLEMDTVLRSVKELLIREVLQHHRDESLLLLNYLLHKITERPVTPSILFIHEHYAEKIDIKALAAMEHYTPSYYCDWFKRKIGMTPLAYIHFLRIHRAKEMLHDSKMSVLDISYQVGYEYNASFTKMFKKYERKSPSEYRAALHLS; this is translated from the coding sequence GTGCACGACATCTCATTTCATTTCGCATCGCTTGATTCTCGAGTCACTTGTCTGAATCAATCCTGCTTTACACTGATGCTGCCTGTTCACGGGTGCATCAGCATGGTCACATCAGCAGGAAATAAAAGAATCAGCGGTACGCAGATTTGTCTGCTTCCAATTCATCATGCCTGTACCTTCTGTGCAGACGGATCGAACGAGAGCCTGGTCATCGAAATTGATGAAATCTACGCGGTTCACTACTTTAAATCCAGATATACGGAGTGTGAGGGGGATGTTCTGGAGATGGACACCGTACTGCGTTCGGTGAAAGAGCTGTTGATCCGTGAAGTACTTCAACATCACCGGGATGAGTCCTTACTTCTTCTCAATTATCTGCTCCACAAGATTACCGAGAGACCGGTAACGCCTTCAATCCTTTTTATTCATGAACATTATGCTGAAAAAATTGACATCAAAGCTTTAGCTGCGATGGAACATTATACCCCTTCTTATTATTGTGACTGGTTTAAGCGGAAAATCGGAATGACCCCCCTTGCGTATATTCATTTTTTACGTATTCACAGAGCAAAAGAAATGCTTCATGACTCAAAGATGAGTGTACTGGACATCTCATACCAGGTCGGCTATGAGTATAATGCCTCTTTTACAAAAATGTTTAAAAAGTACGAACGAAAATCACCATCCGAATATCGGGCAGCCCTGCATCTCTCGTAA
- the cls gene encoding cardiolipin synthase, whose product MTITTILLGVIILSNIFLGATVVFLERKSISSTWAWLMILNFMPIVGFIFYLVFGQNLSRRKIFKWDHNVHLRTRELVKKQMLAIINNDPPFTQPVLRDYHGLIYMNLNNDEAPLTLNNSMTIYTDGEEKFRQLLQDIRAAKYHIHIEYYIFRSDFLGNEMIDTLAQKAEEGVIVRLLVDDEGSRHLSKKLVRRLTRAGGKFQTFFPGRLPLLNLRINYRNHRKLVIIDGEIGYLGGFNVGDEYLGLSAKYGYWRDTHLRIMGEAVNSIQSRFLLDWNQASGEQVPFQQYYKINNRKHYGEVGIQIVSSGPDKKWEQIKNGFIKMILSAKQTVYIQTPYLIPDESLLTAISIASLSQVDVRIMIPNKPDHPFVYWATLSNVGQLLEAGARVYLYQNGFLHAKSMIADERLATVGTSNLDFRSFSLNFEVNAFIYHEQTARKLADIFKRDMRLSRELTLEDYKKRSALIKFKESVSRLLSPVL is encoded by the coding sequence ATGACCATTACGACTATACTGCTGGGCGTCATTATTTTATCTAATATTTTCCTGGGAGCAACAGTTGTCTTTCTGGAAAGAAAAAGTATCAGTTCCACCTGGGCATGGCTGATGATTCTTAACTTCATGCCGATTGTCGGTTTTATTTTTTATCTGGTTTTCGGGCAGAACCTCAGCCGCCGTAAGATTTTTAAATGGGACCATAACGTGCACTTGCGTACCCGTGAGCTGGTAAAAAAGCAAATGCTGGCGATCATTAATAACGACCCGCCATTTACCCAACCTGTTCTCAGAGATTATCACGGACTGATTTATATGAATCTGAATAATGATGAAGCACCGCTCACGCTGAACAACAGCATGACCATCTACACAGACGGAGAAGAGAAGTTCAGACAGCTGCTTCAGGATATTAGAGCGGCAAAATACCATATTCATATTGAGTATTATATTTTCCGCAGCGATTTTCTCGGTAATGAAATGATCGATACACTGGCGCAGAAAGCTGAAGAAGGCGTGATCGTCCGTCTGCTCGTTGATGATGAGGGATCACGCCACCTCTCAAAGAAGCTGGTCCGGAGGCTGACTCGTGCGGGAGGCAAGTTTCAGACGTTCTTCCCCGGGCGTCTTCCGCTGTTAAACCTGCGAATTAATTATCGCAACCACCGAAAATTAGTCATCATAGACGGAGAAATCGGCTATCTCGGCGGTTTTAACGTCGGCGATGAGTATTTGGGGCTGAGTGCCAAATACGGTTACTGGCGTGACACGCATCTGCGTATTATGGGTGAAGCAGTGAACAGTATTCAATCACGCTTTCTCCTGGACTGGAATCAGGCGTCAGGCGAACAGGTCCCTTTTCAGCAATATTATAAGATTAATAACAGGAAGCATTACGGAGAAGTCGGGATTCAGATTGTATCAAGCGGACCGGATAAAAAATGGGAGCAGATAAAAAACGGGTTTATTAAAATGATCCTGTCGGCCAAACAGACCGTCTATATTCAAACCCCTTATCTGATTCCTGATGAGAGTCTCTTGACCGCTATTTCTATTGCCTCGCTTTCACAGGTGGATGTCCGGATCATGATTCCGAACAAACCGGATCATCCCTTCGTCTACTGGGCGACTCTTTCCAATGTCGGACAGCTGCTTGAAGCAGGCGCACGCGTGTACCTGTATCAAAACGGATTTCTCCATGCCAAGTCTATGATCGCAGATGAACGGCTGGCAACGGTGGGTACATCCAATCTCGATTTTCGCAGTTTCAGTCTTAATTTTGAGGTTAATGCTTTTATTTATCATGAGCAGACGGCGCGAAAACTGGCTGATATCTTCAAGCGGGATATGCGATTGTCACGGGAATTAACGTTGGAAGATTATAAGAAACGCTCAGCACTGATTAAATTCAAAGAATCGGTCTCACGCCTGCTCTCCCCTGTTCTGTGA